A segment of the Collimonas fungivorans genome:
ATGCGATAAGCCACGCGGCCGCCGCGGTCGTGTCCCATCAGCAGGAATTGCGGAAAACCCAGTTGCGCCATGAGCTCGATCAGGTCCTGCCCCATGGTGCGCTTGGAATAATTGCTGTGATCTGCCAGGCCGGCCGGCTTGCCGCTGTCGCCATAGCCGCGCAGGTCGGCTGCAATCACTGTGAAGCGGCTGGCCAGGCGTTCGGCCACCTTGTGCCAGATCACGTGGGTTTGCGGATGACCGTGCAATAACAGCAAGGCCGGGCCGCTGCCGCCGCGGATGTACTTGATCTGTGTGCCGTTGACCTCGGCCATGCCGTGCTCGAACCCTGGAAACATCGCTCATCCTCCTTTTGATGAAGAGATTGTATAACCGGCTGTTCGTTTTATAATTCATTAATATTGATTCTATTATTTCTTTAAAGTTAATAATGAATGCACTCTCCGACCTGGCATTTTTTGCCGCCCTGGTGAAGACCGGCAGCCTTGCGGCGCTGGCGCGCGAGCTCGGCGTTACCCCGCCGGCGGTCACCAAACGGCTGGCCAATCTCGAGCAACGCCTTGGCGTACGCCTGCTGAACCGCACTACCAGGACCATGAGCGTGACGCACGAGGGCGAGATTTACCTGGCGGACGGCGCCCGCATCCTGGCCGACATCGAAGCGCTGGAACGCACTATCGGCAGCAGCCGGGCGCTGCCCAAGGGACTGCTGCGGGTGAATGCCAGTTTCGGTTTCGGCCGCAAGCATATCGGCCCCGCCGTATCGGAATTCAGCAAACGCTTTCCTGATGTGGAAGTGCAGCTGCTGCTATCCGAACGGCCATTGAGCCTGGCCGACCAGGCTTTCGATATCGGCATCCGCATCGGCGAGTTGCCGGATGCGCGCATCATTGCACGCAAGATCGCCGCCAACCGCCGCCTGCTGTGCGCCGCGCCGGCTTATCTGAAGCAGCATCCGGCGCCGGCCTCGCCGCGCGATCTGCAGACCCACGCCTGCATCGTGCTGCGGGAAAACGAGGCCGCCTACGGCAGCTGGCATTTAAGCCGCGGCAAGCGCCAGGAGACGATCAAGGTGCGCGGCGCCCTCAGCAGCAACGATGGCGAAACCGTGCTGGCGTGGGCGCTGGCCGGCCATGGCATCTTGATGCGCTCCGAATGGGATGTCGCTCCTTACCTGCGTTCCGGACGCTTGCGCCAGGTATTGGAAGACTGGGCACTGCCCCCATCCGACATCTTTGCGGTCTATCCGGAGCGCCTCAACCTGTCGGCCAAGGTCAGCGCCTTCGTCGACTTCCTGGCGGCGCGCTTCAAGTCGCATCTTTTGCCGCGGAAAGATGGCCAGCCAGGCTGGTAGGCAGCTCCAGCCGGCCGAACTCGCCGCGCCGGTAAGCCCGCAGCCGTTCGTTCATCTGCTCCAGGGTATTCATTACCAGCGGCCCGTGCTTGACCATCGGCTCCGCGAGCGCAGGGCCGGACAGGATCACGAAATGGGCAGGATCCGCTGCTGCCAGTCTGACAGTGTTCGCCTCGCTGGTTCCCAGCGCCTGGCCCGCCGTCAGCTGCTGGGTGCAGGCAAAAGCGTCCATGCTCACGCCAAGCGTGCCCTGCACCGCATAGATCATCGCGTTCCAGCCGACCGGAACGGTATGTTCAAAGGTGCCGCCCGCTTCCAGAAAGCCATCCAGCAGCGTGAACGGCTGCGGCAACTGCGCCGGCGAATGCAAGCCCTGCGATTCGCCTGCCACCACCCTGACCCGCACGCCCGGCGCCTGGAACACCGGCATGTCGGCGGCATCCACGTGCACCGCATGCGGTGCTATCATTTTCTGGATAGCCGGCAGATTGACGAAAATCTGCAAGGCATGCACATGCGGATTCTCGCCTTCCGGCTGCTCGGTATGCACCGCGCCGCGTCCGGCTACGAACCAGTGCAGGTCGCCGCCATGGATCGGTCCCTGGTTGCCGAGCGAATCGTAGTTGTGGTGAGGGCTGGCGGAATCTTCAAATACATAGGTCACGGCCGAGATGCCCGCGTGCGGATGCGGCTCGAAGGTCGGCACTGTCATGTGGAAGTGGTCCAGCATGACGACCGGATCGATCATCCCCTGGAAATCGTTTTCCGCAAAATGGATGGCGTTGAAGCCCTGGCCGATGC
Coding sequences within it:
- a CDS encoding LysR family transcriptional regulator gives rise to the protein MNALSDLAFFAALVKTGSLAALARELGVTPPAVTKRLANLEQRLGVRLLNRTTRTMSVTHEGEIYLADGARILADIEALERTIGSSRALPKGLLRVNASFGFGRKHIGPAVSEFSKRFPDVEVQLLLSERPLSLADQAFDIGIRIGELPDARIIARKIAANRRLLCAAPAYLKQHPAPASPRDLQTHACIVLRENEAAYGSWHLSRGKRQETIKVRGALSSNDGETVLAWALAGHGILMRSEWDVAPYLRSGRLRQVLEDWALPPSDIFAVYPERLNLSAKVSAFVDFLAARFKSHLLPRKDGQPGW
- a CDS encoding pirin family protein is translated as MRMQMSKKISVSPVVAGHEMRIGQGFNAIHFAENDFQGMIDPVVMLDHFHMTVPTFEPHPHAGISAVTYVFEDSASPHHNYDSLGNQGPIHGGDLHWFVAGRGAVHTEQPEGENPHVHALQIFVNLPAIQKMIAPHAVHVDAADMPVFQAPGVRVRVVAGESQGLHSPAQLPQPFTLLDGFLEAGGTFEHTVPVGWNAMIYAVQGTLGVSMDAFACTQQLTAGQALGTSEANTVRLAAADPAHFVILSGPALAEPMVKHGPLVMNTLEQMNERLRAYRRGEFGRLELPTSLAGHLSAAKDAT